The genomic DNA GTGGACACGAAAACGCACAGATACGTGCGGAGGAGAGGAATTGAATTGCCCAGGGCGGCCAAACCGGTTTTTCCACAGGAGGGATGGGATGTAATAAAAACTAGCAAAGAAGACGTAACTTACATATCCAGTTGTTAATTATCTGGGGTTTACAAAGCCGGGGAAAGTACCTGAGAGAGCAGTGAACAGACTGCGTACACAGCACTCCTTGAAAGGATACGAAGTTTTCCATGGAcgtacatttttttctataagacAATTTTGTCCGTGTTTCTCATTAGTGTATTTTTGAGTCACAggatttaaaatacagaatgaagATTCTGTTATCTATGCTGAGGACTATCAGGTTATCAATATATACTTACTTGCAGCTATTAGTTTAGTACCCAATCGGCGGAAAACTGGATACGACAGTTGTTCTGTTAAACGACACACAGGCCGTCTTGGAAATCAAGCAGTTTCAGTAGTGTTAAGGTGCTCTCTTGCCAAGTTAAGCAGCCGTAAATCCAGGCTGGATCAGTTGACAACGTCGTGTAAATTTTTTATCTGTTAAGCATGTGTACAcgctttattttgaaattaagtgACAGAGGAAATAATAGTACAGTTAAGATGAATAAGGCCTTGGGTAGCGACACTAAGGAAATCACCATGCAAAGTAAGCCTCAGAAACTCCCAGCTCTAAGTTACGGTAAAGGGGAGCATCCGCGGAGAGCTGCATAGCCAAGTCTTCAGGACTGTTTTGGAGGGTTGTGGAGGTCCTGTGAGGTCCCGGTTCCAGCAGCGAGTTGGTTATGCTCATGGGTTCCGAGGAGGAGTATAACTGGTCCTTCATTCGTGAGTGTGCAGCCTTCGTACAGCCGTCCTTGTAGGGGAAGGCGTACAACCTCTCTCCCGCGTGCAGCTGACTACAGGTGTGGACGAGGGCTCTGCGGGGAGCAATTTGTCACTTTTTCCTGGCGTGGCCTTCCGACGAGGTCGGTATTTATAGCCGGGGTATTTCTCTCGGTGCAGCGCCTGTAGTCTCTGTGCCTCCTCGAAGAACGGCCATTTTTCGGCTTCTGTAAGCATTTTCCACTGGTACCCCAGCTGCTTGCTGATCTCTGAGTTTTGCGTTTGGGGATTCTCTAGAGCCACCTTGCGCCTTTGGTCACGAGACCACACCATGAATGCGTTCATGGGCCGTTTGACGCGGTCCTGACCGCGGTCTCTACCATTTCCTCTGGTTTCGCACCGGTAATTGGAGGTAGGACTCTCCGTGCAAAGTTCGCTAGAGGTTCCCTCCACAGCGAGGATATTTTGTTGCTGTACCGCCTCACGGTGCTCATCGCTGCTCAATACTCTCAACATACCAGAAGCATAAAATTGCAGCGTTAAAAAGGGGGGGTTGGTGGGTAGCAAAGTTCGAAGGTGTAAACGTTACGAGAATTCTGTAACGTTGAAGGTTGTTTCTAGCAGAGACTTTCGTGCTCTAACTTTTCTTAGCAAAGTACTCATTTCTCCGCCCCAGCAGCTCACCTCAAACCCGCCCCCTGGCCACAGCCGAAGCCCAACCTACTATTTTCATGCTGACTTCGAAATAAGGTTCATGCTCGGCTCACTGCCTGTGTGCTTTACATCTAATCCGCCACGCTTAAGTCTCTATGCCACTCTTTAAGAATCGAAGCAAActttgttattcattcattttattatccCTTTCAATCAAAGGACGAATGTACATCTAACTGATGCGAACTGGATATACGTGAAAGTTATGTTTCAAACACAAAGTTTAACGATAACCTAATTCTGTTAGCCTTAGAAACACATTCAGGATATTGAATGCATGTTACGCATCATCGCGTTTGTTCACTTCTACTTAAACTAAAATTCAAAACTTGATGTCAGTTTCCCACTGCCAAACAACTGGGAATACTGCTTTACTGTCTATGCTGAAGATTAACAGAatgcaaaatatatatgtttcatacccaatatttattttatttattttattttatttttttttcccaacgttttttatttatttttgggacagagagagacagagcatgaacgggggaggggcagagagagagagggagacacagaatcggaaacaggctccaggctccgagccatcagcccagagcctgacgcggggctcgaactcacggaccgcgagatcgtgacctggctgaagtcggacgcttaaccgactgcgccacccaggcgccccgatacccAATATTTAATGGCCACTCTCTGCGACAACtaaaattagatataaaaattgttctattaaaaaagcaaacaagacaagcaaaccaacaccaacaccaccaccaccaccaaccaaCAGATGACCCTGGAACTCAAGCGATTCCAGTGGCACTGAGGTAACATTTAAGAGACTGATTTCTTTACACAGACTGTACACTTATACACTTATACCTGACTCACTCTCTTCTGCAGTTTCACAGAACTaatgatcaaaacaaaacaaaaaagactttaCAAATATAAACTAAATTTCTAAATTAGAGCCACCAACTTATCATCTTGTATATTTTACTTCAACCTTAGCACAAAAGTAAACAGTCATGGTCtaccaagtgaaataagtgaataCCTCCTCCAAGTAAATTGTGAAGGTGGATATGGAAGTTATCCTAAAACATGGTCATGTAATACCTTAGGCGGGAACTTCCCCAAGCAAGCCTTAAAACTATATTTGCAAAATGGGAGTAACAACTATAGATTGCACAGGGCACGGCCTgttaaaaaaccaacaaacaaccccccccaaaacaaacaaacaaacaaacaaacaaacaaaacaaggtcTCACCAAGACTGACTAAGAATGATGCCAAAATTCCTAAGGATATTATTATATGATTCCTTCGTCACATGCAGATAATCCACATAGCCAAATGTGATTTATGCACTAAATGTGATGGTGCACTAATACAAACATTCCAAGCAAAACTTAACTTTAGTCAGTGAAAAGACGAGTATGAGCCACATAATTTGTATCTTACTTGTCTATTGAAGTTCAGTATTCCAGATCCAAATAAAATGGGAATCTGTTGTCACCTGACccaatttaaaatagatttcttgGCACAGAATCAAACATTTAGATTACACTCATACACAGGAGCAGATATCGTAAAGCTGGAAATCATTTCACATAGGAGAAAAGAACATGCCATTTCAAAATTGAAATTGAAAGGCCGAAAGTGATACACACTGCAACACAGATGAACGTTGAAAACATCAGCCTGtccgaaagaaagaaagcagaaaacaggctccatactcaatgtttttgtttatgtgaaATACTCACaagaggcaaattcatagagcCAGGAACCGGATTAGCACTTGTCAGCATCTGGAGAAGGAGGACAAGGCACCAGGAGTAACCAATAAAGGTTGTAGGGTGTTCCTTCTGGGATGAGGAAATTTTCTGGAACTAGACACTGGAGACGGTTGAGCAACGTTGCTCATGCGCTTaaggccactgaattgtacactttaaatagttaaaatgagGGGTGTCCacgtggctcggtcagttgaggg from Neofelis nebulosa isolate mNeoNeb1 chromosome Y unlocalized genomic scaffold, mNeoNeb1.pri SUPER_Y_unloc_2, whole genome shotgun sequence includes the following:
- the LOC131503594 gene encoding LOW QUALITY PROTEIN: sex-determining region Y protein-like (The sequence of the model RefSeq protein was modified relative to this genomic sequence to represent the inferred CDS: inserted 1 base in 1 codon); the encoded protein is MLRVLSSDEHREAVQQQNILAVEGTSSELCTESPTSNYRCETRGNGRDRGQDRVKRPMNAFMVWSRDQRRKVALENPQTQNSEISKQLGYQWKMLTEAEKWPFFEEAQRLQALHREKYPGYKYRPRRKATPGKSDKLLPAEPSSTXCSQLHAGERLYAFPYKDGCTKAAHSRMKDQLYSSSEPMSITNSLLEPGPHRTSTTLQNSPEDLAMQLSADAPLYRNLELGVSEAYFAW